The Flavipsychrobacter sp. genome contains the following window.
TTTTGTATGAGCCTGCACCACAGCCGTATGCCCATTGATAGAAACTAGATTTTAAAGTCCCAACAAAATCTACCTTTTTTACATTAGTTGAGCCTACTAAGGGAAAAAAATTTCTCCATCCGTTAGCTGCAAAAGCTTCGTCGTAAGAAGCAAAATTGTCATCTATTAACGCTCTTTTAGTCACTGTAATATTGCCCTGTTTGTATTGGTGTGCCCTATTAAGGTAGCTTTTCATTAATTCGGTCTCCGTTTTACCAAATAGTGGCATGTCATAGAAGTCAATTCTACTAATTTGTAGTTCGGTATTGCTTGGTAGGCCACTTTGGTCCCATTTGCCATCTCCTGGGATATTTTTATTAGCAGCTCTGTTGGCACTGGTATTATTAATGCTATTATCAGTCCAGTTACCATCCATGTCGGCATAGTAAATATCTGCAGGCCAGGCGCCTCTATGGTCGGGGTCATGCCCATCCGGTACTAAATTTCCACTATAGGGTACTTTTAAGTGACCTATAATGTATACCGCACTTAGCGAAGAGTTGCTCTGGTAAGTAGTTTTGATATAGTTTTTTATGGTGACATCTGTAGCTGTTCTGTCATAATCTTTTCTCAATACAGCCCACCCATCACTACTGATATCTTCCATTAATGTTGTTAGCTCTGTTTGGCAAGTGGTAGAAAAGTTATTGTCAACAAGTAATAAGATCGTACCTCTGTTGTGTATGGGTTTGGCATTAATGCCAACATAGATATATCCTTCGCCGTTAGGAGATGGACTATTGGCTGTCTTTAACACTCTGTATTCATAAGCAGAATCAACAGTTACATTGTTATCAACATATTGGTTAATACTACTGCCTACGTTTCCTATAGAGGACCACGCAATGCCATTCTTTGCTTTCTTGAAAATAGTATAACCGGTAGCATTAGGATGCAAGGTCCAAGAAAGCGTTACTTTGGCTGGGCTGTTCTGTACTGTTGCTGTAAGTTGTACAGATCTATCCTCAGACTTTTGCGCAAAAGCATGTGTTGCTCCAAAATACAAAGCTGCTAAAAGAAAAGCTTTTTTTACCATAAACTAAATTTTGATAACGTCGTGAGAGTATCTTAAATTGAGAAGTATAAGATACTATACATATAAAGATATTAATAATGACTGTAGAAAATATAGTAGATGAGCTAAAAAAATATGGAAATGATGCCACTAAAAAGGTGTTTAAGAACCATGGTGCTCAAGAGCCAATGTATGGTGTTAAGGTCGGGGACCTAAAAAAGATCCAGAAGAAAATAAAGAAGGATCATGAGTTGTCAATAGCCCTATTTGATACAGGAATATCAGATGCAATGTATCTGGCTAGCTTAATAGCCGATGAAGAAAAAATAACCAAAGCTCAATTGAAAAAATGGGCGAAAAAAGCCAATTGGCATATGCTAAGCGAATATGCTGTGCCATGGATAGCTGCTGAAAGTAGATATGGGTGGGAATTGGCTTTAGAATGGATAGAAGCAAAGGATGAGAAGCTAGTAGCGACAGGCTGGGCTACCATGAGTAGCGTGTTATCTATAAAACAGGATGAAGAAATAGACCTCAAAATAATAAAGCAACTACTAAAGAAGGCGGAAAAAGAAGTACATAATGGGCAAAATAGAGTAAGCTATGCTATGAATAGCTTTATAATATCTGTTGGTGGTTATGTGCAAAGCCTTACCGATGAAGCATTAAAGGCTGCTAAAAAAATCGGAAAAGTAAAAGTAGAGATGAATGGCACTTCCTGTAAAGTGCCGTTGGCAGATGAGTATATTGAAAAAATGCAAGCTAAAGGAGTAATAGGAAAGAAACGCAAAATGGCGAGATGCTAAGTGTAATATCCGTACAGGTACGGATATGGAAATACCAATTTTTGGGGATATCTTAGAAATACATTCTAATGTACATTTATAAGTAGCACCACTTGATAAATGATATAGCAACTATGAACAAGAAAATATTTATAACGAACAGAACAGATAAGAAACTCTTAGCAAGGATCTCTGATAAGATAACAGGCAGTGAGGTTTTAAAACGTGTACTGTCACCTGGCAGAAATGAAATAGGAGTGACTCACCTTAGTAGCGGAACATACAATATCCAATTGATAGATGATAATAATGATACTTATTATCACCAAAAAATAGTTAAGAGTTAGCCGCCGCTTTCAACTTTTTATTAATAGCCTTGTTCAAGTAATAGGCAAGCGTAAAGCAAATGAATATAATACCAATAGCTATAACACCTGTTATGCTATAGTTGTATATTTTGTTAGCACTATCGTTATAAACGATAAAACCTGCCAGGGCAGAGTAGATTCCTACAGCCAGTTGTTGTACTGCTGCATTAATACTCATAAAACTGCCCCTTGTTTTTGGTGGAACTACTTCTGTAACCATAGCCTGAGCCGCTATGGCACGCCCTGTAGATAGTACAAACCAAATGCCTGTTACTACAAGTACAAAGTAAAAAGGTGTGCGCGGCATGTTGGTTATTAATGCAATTGGTACTACACAGGCCAATGCCATTACTGTGAATACTTTGAACTTGCCTTTCCTGTCTGCAAGCCTGCCAATAGGAGAGGAAAGCATCATTGTAGATATACCACCTACTAAATATATATAGGGTATCTGTGCATTTGTAAAGCCTACATTAAATACCATATAAGAAGTAAGGAATGGAATAATGATAAATTGCCCCATCAATGTAGCTGTTACCAATAATGCTATTACCTGATTTCTATCGGTTAAAATAGCTCTGAAAACATCAAAAAGCTTTGGTTTGTTATTGAGATCCTTAGGGTTTATATGTCCCGTCATGTTAGGCACATATTTTATTAATAGAGGAAGCAGGATGATTGCCATAGCTGCTACTATAATAAAAGGTGCATGCCAAGAGAAAAGATCAGACATCTTTAGTCCAAAGGGTACACCAAAGGCAGAGGAAATAGAAAACGCTGTAATGATAACACCAATAGCGTGCGCTCTTCTTTCGTAAGGTACAAGATCCGACGCTATGGATAATATTTGTGCTCCAATAAGCCCGCCAAACAAACCGGCAACAATTCTTGAAGATAGTAGTAAGTAATAGGTAGGAGCAACAGCGCAGAGGCTGGTGCCTACTATAAAACCTGTATAGCCAACGATAAGTACCTTTTTTCTATCAAAACCATCTACAAAGAAAGCTGCTGTTAGGCCAGATACTGCTGCACTAACGGAGTAAGCTGCAACTAAAAAAGAAAACTGTTGTGTAGAGATATCAAAATAGGGGATAAGTACATTGCTAAGAGGCATCATTATCATGAAGTCCATGATATGAGTAAAATTTACTGCGGCAAGTAATAGTAAAATAAAACGTTCCGTCTTCATCGGTCAAATGTGGTCGCAAATGTCCGATTAATAACTTGAGTAGAAAAGTGTTTCCTATGGTATTAATTGATAGCTGGATAACAAGAAGGTAATATTAAGCTGAATATTCACTGATCGTTAAGATGCCTTTTAGCAGTTGGTCAATGTTTTTAGTGGGTATATCAAATAATGTATCCTTTGCTGTTGCTGTGTTTTTTATTGTGACCAATGCTTGTGTTCTGTTAATAACAACAGTAAGGTAGCGGTCTTCTTCCTTATATTTCGATAGATCTACACCATTACCAGACGGGGAATAACTCAGTTGTAGATTCATTGATATTTCTTCTGCATTAATATCAGGGTAGCTATCATATTGAATTTTGTCAATATGCAACCATCTGTCTTTTCTTGTATTGTTCAACTCAATACTTGCTTTTATCATGTCTCCGCAATGGGCATCGCGGTGCAATTTTTGTCCTTGTGCATTGGTTAGCGCAAAGGTATTGTAGTTGTCGGTTAGTATACTGTTCCACTCATTCACGTCTAGTAGTCTGTCTTTAGCTACTAAGAAATATTCATCAGCATCTTCTATACTGTTTAGTTTTACTTGATATTTCATAATTCGTGGCTTTATATTAAATAAATCACTAAATATCATGCCAAAATTAAAATTGTAAACAAGCTGTGCATAAATCTTGCATTTTTCAGCGTATTTTAATCATTGTGAACCATTTAGAGCTACTAAAACAGGAGTTGAATAGGTTTGTTCCTTTAAGTGATGCTTTGTGGAAGGAGCTACAACCTTATTGGAAATACTATGAAGTGGGTAGAAAGCAACAATTGACCATTGTAGGAGAGACAGAGAAGTATGCCTACTTGGTGATAGAAGGGGTGCAACGCATATATGCCCAACATAACAATAAGGATGCTACTTTGATATTTACTTACGCGCCATCTTTCGGTGGGGTCTTAGATAGTTTTCTTTTACAGAAACCAGCCATTTATGGTTATGAGACTTTAACTAAAAGTAAGTTTCTTCGCATGTATCATCATGATTTTAAGGAAATGATGGTCAAATATCCTGAATTTGATCATTGGGTACAAGTGACTACAACACAAGCTTTGTCAGGTACCTTAGTAAGGTATAAGGAGTTATTGCTCATGGGGGCTGAAGAGAAGTTTAAAACATTGCTACAAAGAAGTCCGCAGGTGCTCAACCTGATACCGCATAAATATCTGGCAAGTTATATTGGTGTTGATGCCTCTACATTTAGTAAATTGTTGGGGTCTGTTAAGTTATAGCATATTGCTGCTGTATAATCTTGGTCTAGACAAAGGTTTCTTATTATAGGAGCACCTACTTTTGCTAAAACAATAGAATAATGCAGACATTCGATAGTATATCATTATTAACCGAACTCGGTCAAGATGTCAATGGTCTTATAAAAAGTGCAGAAGGCTTAAAAGTATGCACACCATATGAACTGAACGAAACTCCGGGTATGGATAAATGGAGCGTAGCACAAATATTAGAGCATTTGAATGCCTACAATAGATACTACCTTCCTGAAATGAAAAAATCAATGAAGGGCAGTGCTCCTTTTTCAGTTACTTTCAAGCCAGGTATAATGGGCGATTATTTCACTAAGCTCATGAATCCTAAAAAATATGGGAAAAAGCAGAAGAATATGAAAGCGCCTAAAGACTATAGCCCTTCTTCCGATCTGAATGCCGAGAAAGTACTTGAAGATTTTATCAAGGGGGAGCAAGAGTTATTATTCTTGTTGGAGCAAGCTAAGGAGGTAAACATAGGTAAGCTAAAAACGCCTATTAGTATTAGTCCTTTTATCAAATTAAAACTAGGTGACACCTTCCGTTTTCTCATTGCTCATCAGCAACGTCATTTTATGCAAATACAACGAACACTATCTGATACAAATGTGGCGTTATCAGTTTTGTAAAAAATCTTTATAGAAATGCGTCTAGTCTGTGGATTTAGTAACTTACATGCTACAAAATACAAGACATGCCAGGTAAGATCAGAAAAGAAGACGCATTAGAATATCACGAAAAAGGTAGAAAAGGTAAAATAGAGGTTGTTTCTACCAAAGAGACAAAAACACAAAGGGATCTAGCCTTAGCTTATTCTCCGGGTGTAGCAGAGCCTTGTAATGAAATAGCCAAAAATGTAGATGACGTATACAGATATACCGCTAAGGGTAATCTTGTTGCTGTAATAAGTAATGGTACGGCAGTATTGGGCTTAGGAGATATAGGTCCCGAGGCGTCGAAGCCCGTTATGGAAGGTAAGGGGGTGCTTTTCAAAATATTCGCAGATATAGATGTTTTTGATATTGAATTGAATGTCACCAAGGTTGATGAGTTCATCAATGTGGTAAAAGCGATGGAACCAACGTTTGGTGGCGTAAACTTGGAGGATATAAAAGCGCCAGAGTGTTTTGAAATTGAGAAACGACTCAAGGAGGAGTTGAATATACCTATCATGCACGATGACCAGCATGGTACGGCGATAATATCAGGCGCCGCTCTGCTTAACGCATTAGAGTTGGTGAAAAAGAATATTGGTGAGGTGAAAATTGTTGTTAGTGGCGCTGGTGCGTCTGCTATCTCATGTTGTAAGATATATTTGGCTCTGGGTGCTAAAGTCGAGAATATCTATATGTATGATAGTAAAGGCTTGATAACAAAGGATAGGGATAATTTAGACGAGTACAAAAGTCAATTTGCTCAAGATGCTAAGGATATCAGTCTGGCAGATTGTATGAAAGGTGCTGATGTGTTTATAGGACTGTCTAAAGGAGGAGTAGTAAATAAAGATATGGTAAAGGGTATGGCGAAAGACCCGATTGTTTTTGCCTTAGCTAACCCTGACCCAGAAATAGCCTATGACGATGCCATAGAGGCTAGACCAGATGTGATCATGGCAACAGGACGTAGCGATTACCCTAATCAGGTAAATAACGTATTAGGCTTCCCGTATATTTTTCGCGGTGCATTAGATGTAAGGGCTACTACTATTAACGAAGAAATGAAGCTGGCAGCCGTCAAAGCGCTAGCAGAGTTGGCCAAACAACCTGTTCCTGATATTGTGAATGTTGCTTACAATGAGAAGAGCCTATTCTTCGATCCTACATATATTATTCCCAAACCAATGGATCCTCGTTTGCTCACTACAGTTGCACCAGCAGTAGCCAAAGCGGCAATAGAAAGTGGTGTGGCAAAATCTCCTATTACTGATTGGGATGCCTACGAGAATGAGTTACATAAACGTTTGGGGGCTGATGATAATATCTTACGTTTTATTATAAACAAAGCGAAGCAAAACCCTAAGCGTGTAGTATTTGCCGAAGCAGAGAATTTGAAAGTGCTTAAAGCTGCACAGATAGTAAAGGATGATGGAATAGCGATACCTATACTATTAGGGAGAAAAGATAGGATCAATAAGCTGATAAATGAAAATGGTTTACAGTTAGATAATGTAGAGATCATTGATCCTAGAAGTGATGAGGAGTTGGATAAACGAATAGAGTATGGAGAGATGTTTTTTGAGAAAAGACATCGCAGAGGATATAATTTATATGAAGCAAAGAAGATGATGCGTCAACGCCCATATTATGGATGTATGATGGTAGAGACGGGAGCAGCAGATGCTTTAATATCAGGTCTTACAAGACAGTATCCTAACACACTACGCCCGGCGTTGGAGATAATAGGTATGGACGATAAGTCTAACAAAGTGGCCGGTATGTATGTGATGCTGACCAAGAAAGGGCCTCTTTTCTTTGCAGATACAACGGTGAACTTCAACCCGACAGAGGATGAACTGGTAGATATAACATTGCAAACGGCAAGAGCGGTTGGACATTTTAATATCAAGCCACGTATCGCAATGCTGTCCTATTCTAATTTTGGTAGTAGTGCATCGCCAGAAGCGATAACAGTAAGGAATGTAGTCAGTCGTATCAAGAAATCACACCCTGACCTAATAATTGATGGTGAAATGCAAGTAGGTGTTGCTTTCAATCAAGAGTTATTGAAAGAGAGTTATCCTTTTTCTGACCTTGTAGATGAGTCTCCAAATACTTTGATATTCCCTAATCTTGCAGCAGGTAATATTGCTTATCATTTATTGATGGAAGTAGGAGGAGCAGAAGCTGTAGGGCCTATACTGTTAGGATTGAATAAGCCTGTACATGTATTACAACTAGGTAGTAGTGTAAGGCAAATTGTGAATATGGTAGCTCTTGCCGTTGTCGACGCACAATCAAAAAAGCACTAACTAGTAGTAATGGATATAGCTATCATTGGTGGTGGGGCAGCAGGTTGTTTTGCTGCTGCTAATATTTCTGTCAATAGTGGAGATACAGTTACCCTATATGAAAAAACTGGTAAGCTTTTACAGAAAGTAAAAGTATCTGGTGGTGGTAGATGCAATGTAACACATGCTTGTTTTGATGTGCCTGAGTTGATAACAAAATATCCTAGAGGCAAACAGTTTTTAAAAAAGTCTTTGTATCAGTTTCCTCCCCAAAACACGATCAAATGGTTTGAAGAAAGGGGAGTCGTACTCAAGACGGAAGAGGATGGTAGAATGTTTCCTACTACAGATAGCTCGCAAACTATTATAGACTGTTTGACAAAAGCTTTGTTTAAGAACAAAGTTCATATAGCCTACCATAAGGCGATAAAAAAGATAGAACCATTAGATGTGGGCTTTAAGCTACATTTTGCAGATGGCAGTACTAGTAGAGCAGATAAGGTGCTGATAGCATGCGGAGGTTTCCCAAAAGTAGAGCAGTATAATTGGATAAAGGAGCTGGGGCATACAATAGAAAATCCTGTTCCTTCATTGTTTACTTTCAATATGCCTAAACATCCTATAACCAAGCTGATGGGTGTGGCTGTACCTGAAGTAACACTTAAAATAAAAGGTAGTAAGTCTGCACAGTTAGGGCCATTATTGATAACTCACTGGGGAATGAGCGGACCTGTTGTATTAAGAACATCGGCTTGGGCAGCAAAGGAACTAAGCGAAAAAGATTATGATTTTAATATCTTGATCAACTGGCTTGATAATGTAACGGAGGAGGAGCTCAAAGCTCAATTTGTAGACATGCGACAAGTGCAAGGGAAGCAGCTAGTAAAGGGTAAGAATCCGTTTCAATTGCCTAAAAGGCTATGGGAATATTTTACAACTGAAGCAGGAGTTGCTGATAATACTAAATGGGGCGATCTGTCTGCCGCTAGTCAGAACAAGTTGCTCAATATGCTTATAAGGGACGAATATCATATAAAGGGTAAAACCACTTTTAAAGAGGAGTTTGTTACCTGCGGTGGTATAAAATTATCAGAGGTTGATGCGCAAACGATGGAGAGTAAAAAAACAAAAGGTCTATATTTTGCAGGTGAGTTACTAAATGTAGATGGTATTACGGGCGGTTTTAACTTTCAACATGCGTGGAGTAGTGGTTATATAGCAGCACAAAATATGATGTTGTGATCGCTATAGATTCTTAACATATACTTGCTTTTAATAGTTAAACAAATTGATACTTTTACAATAAGTATTGAACATGAAACGACTTTCTTCTTTTTTTAAAGGTTTGATCTGGATCGCTATAATCGTAGTGCTTGGTTTTGCTGCTATTCAGTATATACTACCTCGATTTGTAGAGCGTAAGACAACGGTGAACTATAACTTCAATCCAGGAGTGCTAAGGGCACAAACTAAAATTGTGATATGGGAGCAAGATTTTACATTGAGTTTTACAGAGACCAAAGAGAAGAAATATTTCAATTCAGATTGGTTGAAGTTTAAAGAATCTGTAGCAGCAAGCGCAAAAGGAAGAATGGGATTCCATATAGATCTGTCAGACTCAGTAAAGACTACAATTAAATTTAAGAACGATACAGTTTATATCAATACCCCGCTAGAGTTAACTTATGTTCAAATAGACCTGAGAACTATTGAGATGATACGTAATGCATCAATAGATCCTACTTTACATATCAATAAAGATTCTGTTTTGCGTATGCTCGACCAGCGCGCCATAAAGGAGTTTATGCCTGCAACAATAGAGAATATTAAACTGAAGACAGTAGAGGAACAGGAGAAAACATTATCAAGATTGACGAGAAAGCCAGTTAAGATAAAGTTTAGCGCCGTACCTACAGTAAAGAGTACTTTGAATATGGATTGGTCAAAACGTTAGTTTGTCCTCACGTCTATTACATCTCTTATTGCATTTCCCAATATATTAAAGGCATATACCAATAGCATAATTGCAATGCCTGGTATGATGGCTAATAGTGGACGATTGGTTAAAAGGAAATTGTAATGCTCTTTTATCATTAGACCCCATGATGGCATTGGAGGTTGAACACCTATACCTAAAAAGCTTAGACCTGCTTCGATAAGTATTGCCGTTGCAAAATTACTAGCAGCAATCACCATGATAGGTCCTGCAATGTTGGGCAGTATATGCTTAAGGATAATTCTTCTGTCACCAAGTCCTAAGGACTTGGCAGCAGTAATGTACTCCATCTCTTTAAGAACAAATACCTGCCCCCTTATTAAACGTGCGGCACTTACCCACATGGTTAACCCTATGGCTATAAATATTTCCCAGAAACCTTTTCCTATAGTAAGCGTAATGGCAAAGACTAATAATAATGTAGGTATAGCCCATAGTATGTTTATGATCCACATAACCATATTGTCTACCATACCTCCATAATAGCCTGCAATAGAGCCTAAGAAAATGCCAATGCTAATAGAAAGCAAAACTGCAATAAAACCAACAGCAATACTTACGCGAGACCCAACAAGTAATCGGGATAGAATATCTCTACCGTACCTATCGGTACCCAAATAAAAAGTATGGTTTTTGATAAGTTCTTTTTCGATGTAAGCCTTTTGTTTGTCAATCGACTGGGTGAGTATAGTTTGTGGCAATAGCTCTGCCGCTGTATAGCGGACAGTATCTTCTATATTATCATCTATATAGTGCACTGCAAATAGATGTGTATCGGTAAACAAATATCTATTTATGGGTAATGCTTTATAATTAGAAGGTGTGCCGGTGAAAAAGTGCCATTGGCTACTATTGGTTTGTGCTACAGTTTTGGGTATAAAAAGTAGCTGCTTCTCAAACCCGGGAGGTTTGGCTCCCAGCTCTACGATCATTCTGTTAGCATATGGCGTATTATCGGGCGCTATTTGGTATGCTAGTATGGCAATAAGAAATGTGAGCCCGATAATGCATAAAGCAATTACTGCTGAAGGTTTCTTCAGCAGTTTCCTAAAAGTGTTATGACTACCGTCATTACTCATTTACCAGTCCGTGTTCACTAATAAGATAGATAAGCTGCGCCATTACTACCGCTCCCAGCTTTAACTCTCTATGGTTTACTTTTTCAAACACATCATTTTCGGTATGGTGCAAATCAAAATAACGTTGAACATCAGGTAGCAAGCCTGCTGCAGGCATACCCGCTCTATGAATTGGTGTTATATCTGCACCACCATGCCTTTCACCAAAATTGTACACGCCATACTCTTCAAAGTATTTTTTATAAGCAGTTATTTGAGCTATTTGTTCTTCACTCATATCCAAACTGAAACCTCTTGGAGAAAAGCCACCTGCATCACTTTCAATTCCTAGTATATGATGCTCGTGTCTACTTTTGGCAGAGTCTGCATAGGCATAGCCTCCTTTTAGTCCGTTCTCTTCATTCATGAATAGTACAGCACGAATAGTGTATTTAGGTTTGATGCCTAGTTCTTTAAAAGCTCTTATAACTTCAATAGATTGTACACAACCTGCACCATCGTCATGTGCTCCTTCGCCTATATCCCAAGAGTCCAGATGCCCGCAAACCAATACGATCTTTTCGGGATGCTCTGACCCTTTGATCTCCCCAATTACATTGTAAGAGATCTTATTCTCCATCATCTTACAGTCCGATTGGATAGTTGCACTTACTTTTCCTTTTTTGAACTTTCGTTCCAGCATATCTGCAGTAGTATTGCCTATAGCTACAGCAGGTATTGGTCTTACACCTTCCTCGTA
Protein-coding sequences here:
- a CDS encoding NADP-dependent malic enzyme, with protein sequence MPGKIRKEDALEYHEKGRKGKIEVVSTKETKTQRDLALAYSPGVAEPCNEIAKNVDDVYRYTAKGNLVAVISNGTAVLGLGDIGPEASKPVMEGKGVLFKIFADIDVFDIELNVTKVDEFINVVKAMEPTFGGVNLEDIKAPECFEIEKRLKEELNIPIMHDDQHGTAIISGAALLNALELVKKNIGEVKIVVSGAGASAISCCKIYLALGAKVENIYMYDSKGLITKDRDNLDEYKSQFAQDAKDISLADCMKGADVFIGLSKGGVVNKDMVKGMAKDPIVFALANPDPEIAYDDAIEARPDVIMATGRSDYPNQVNNVLGFPYIFRGALDVRATTINEEMKLAAVKALAELAKQPVPDIVNVAYNEKSLFFDPTYIIPKPMDPRLLTTVAPAVAKAAIESGVAKSPITDWDAYENELHKRLGADDNILRFIINKAKQNPKRVVFAEAENLKVLKAAQIVKDDGIAIPILLGRKDRINKLINENGLQLDNVEIIDPRSDEELDKRIEYGEMFFEKRHRRGYNLYEAKKMMRQRPYYGCMMVETGAADALISGLTRQYPNTLRPALEIIGMDDKSNKVAGMYVMLTKKGPLFFADTTVNFNPTEDELVDITLQTARAVGHFNIKPRIAMLSYSNFGSSASPEAITVRNVVSRIKKSHPDLIIDGEMQVGVAFNQELLKESYPFSDLVDESPNTLIFPNLAAGNIAYHLLMEVGGAEAVGPILLGLNKPVHVLQLGSSVRQIVNMVALAVVDAQSKKH
- a CDS encoding Crp/Fnr family transcriptional regulator, translating into MNHLELLKQELNRFVPLSDALWKELQPYWKYYEVGRKQQLTIVGETEKYAYLVIEGVQRIYAQHNNKDATLIFTYAPSFGGVLDSFLLQKPAIYGYETLTKSKFLRMYHHDFKEMMVKYPEFDHWVQVTTTQALSGTLVRYKELLLMGAEEKFKTLLQRSPQVLNLIPHKYLASYIGVDASTFSKLLGSVKL
- a CDS encoding DinB family protein — protein: MQTFDSISLLTELGQDVNGLIKSAEGLKVCTPYELNETPGMDKWSVAQILEHLNAYNRYYLPEMKKSMKGSAPFSVTFKPGIMGDYFTKLMNPKKYGKKQKNMKAPKDYSPSSDLNAEKVLEDFIKGEQELLFLLEQAKEVNIGKLKTPISISPFIKLKLGDTFRFLIAHQQRHFMQIQRTLSDTNVALSVL
- a CDS encoding T9SS type A sorting domain-containing protein, giving the protein MVKKAFLLAALYFGATHAFAQKSEDRSVQLTATVQNSPAKVTLSWTLHPNATGYTIFKKAKNGIAWSSIGNVGSSINQYVDNNVTVDSAYEYRVLKTANSPSPNGEGYIYVGINAKPIHNRGTILLLVDNNFSTTCQTELTTLMEDISSDGWAVLRKDYDRTATDVTIKNYIKTTYQSNSSLSAVYIIGHLKVPYSGNLVPDGHDPDHRGAWPADIYYADMDGNWTDNSINNTSANRAANKNIPGDGKWDQSGLPSNTELQISRIDFYDMPLFGKTETELMKSYLNRAHQYKQGNITVTKRALIDDNFASYDEAFAANGWRNFFPLVGSTNVKKVDFVGTLKSSFYQWAYGCGAGSYKKASGIGWTDSFANNNTNAIFTMMFGSYFGDWDNQNNFLRAPLCSSTPALTSCWAGRPNWFFHHMALGEHIGYSSFISQNNGGIYSPTGFFNTGVHVALLGDLTLRTDYMKPASNLQVNNVAGKGAVLSWTATTEPNTIGYYVYSSTSKYGTYNLESPLVTGTSFTDSVGINGPNWYMVKAVKVEQTPSGSYNNLSLGIKDSNSIIYPNLNINSLSITNNLTLYPNPAKNELNISFASNQTEKANLTILNIIGHKMAKFEQVTIDKNTPYRIDISQYPRGIYLLQLETPNESLTRKWIKAN
- a CDS encoding M20/M25/M40 family metallo-hydrolase → MRLQFILLLTLGTVFSASANSDSLMMRHISDHIMMKGKCYDDLRVLCKDIGNRLSASPEAEKAVIWGKKTLEDAGADRVWLQPVSVPHWHRGNERLAFSFEEANGKMSVNMTEVKMTSLGNTVGTDGKMLTAPVIMVNDFDEFAALPRKEVEGKIVYFNYRFRQDLIHTFKGYSDAGPYRWKSPSIASRKGAVAVIIRSVSTGLDDAPHTGSLGYEEGVRPIPAVAIGNTTADMLERKFKKGKVSATIQSDCKMMENKISYNVIGEIKGSEHPEKIVLVCGHLDSWDIGEGAHDDGAGCVQSIEVIRAFKELGIKPKYTIRAVLFMNEENGLKGGYAYADSAKSRHEHHILGIESDAGGFSPRGFSLDMSEEQIAQITAYKKYFEEYGVYNFGERHGGADITPIHRAGMPAAGLLPDVQRYFDLHHTENDVFEKVNHRELKLGAVVMAQLIYLISEHGLVNE
- a CDS encoding NAD(P)/FAD-dependent oxidoreductase, whose protein sequence is MDIAIIGGGAAGCFAAANISVNSGDTVTLYEKTGKLLQKVKVSGGGRCNVTHACFDVPELITKYPRGKQFLKKSLYQFPPQNTIKWFEERGVVLKTEEDGRMFPTTDSSQTIIDCLTKALFKNKVHIAYHKAIKKIEPLDVGFKLHFADGSTSRADKVLIACGGFPKVEQYNWIKELGHTIENPVPSLFTFNMPKHPITKLMGVAVPEVTLKIKGSKSAQLGPLLITHWGMSGPVVLRTSAWAAKELSEKDYDFNILINWLDNVTEEELKAQFVDMRQVQGKQLVKGKNPFQLPKRLWEYFTTEAGVADNTKWGDLSAASQNKLLNMLIRDEYHIKGKTTFKEEFVTCGGIKLSEVDAQTMESKKTKGLYFAGELLNVDGITGGFNFQHAWSSGYIAAQNMML
- a CDS encoding ABC transporter permease gives rise to the protein MSNDGSHNTFRKLLKKPSAVIALCIIGLTFLIAILAYQIAPDNTPYANRMIVELGAKPPGFEKQLLFIPKTVAQTNSSQWHFFTGTPSNYKALPINRYLFTDTHLFAVHYIDDNIEDTVRYTAAELLPQTILTQSIDKQKAYIEKELIKNHTFYLGTDRYGRDILSRLLVGSRVSIAVGFIAVLLSISIGIFLGSIAGYYGGMVDNMVMWIINILWAIPTLLLVFAITLTIGKGFWEIFIAIGLTMWVSAARLIRGQVFVLKEMEYITAAKSLGLGDRRIILKHILPNIAGPIMVIAASNFATAILIEAGLSFLGIGVQPPMPSWGLMIKEHYNFLLTNRPLLAIIPGIAIMLLVYAFNILGNAIRDVIDVRTN
- a CDS encoding MFS transporter, producing MKTERFILLLLAAVNFTHIMDFMIMMPLSNVLIPYFDISTQQFSFLVAAYSVSAAVSGLTAAFFVDGFDRKKVLIVGYTGFIVGTSLCAVAPTYYLLLSSRIVAGLFGGLIGAQILSIASDLVPYERRAHAIGVIITAFSISSAFGVPFGLKMSDLFSWHAPFIIVAAMAIILLPLLIKYVPNMTGHINPKDLNNKPKLFDVFRAILTDRNQVIALLVTATLMGQFIIIPFLTSYMVFNVGFTNAQIPYIYLVGGISTMMLSSPIGRLADRKGKFKVFTVMALACVVPIALITNMPRTPFYFVLVVTGIWFVLSTGRAIAAQAMVTEVVPPKTRGSFMSINAAVQQLAVGIYSALAGFIVYNDSANKIYNYSITGVIAIGIIFICFTLAYYLNKAINKKLKAAANS
- a CDS encoding DNA alkylation repair protein, whose amino-acid sequence is MTVENIVDELKKYGNDATKKVFKNHGAQEPMYGVKVGDLKKIQKKIKKDHELSIALFDTGISDAMYLASLIADEEKITKAQLKKWAKKANWHMLSEYAVPWIAAESRYGWELALEWIEAKDEKLVATGWATMSSVLSIKQDEEIDLKIIKQLLKKAEKEVHNGQNRVSYAMNSFIISVGGYVQSLTDEALKAAKKIGKVKVEMNGTSCKVPLADEYIEKMQAKGVIGKKRKMARC